One Candidatus Paceibacterota bacterium genomic region harbors:
- a CDS encoding prepilin-type N-terminal cleavage/methylation domain-containing protein: protein MIQYFNRKHRGFTLIELLVVIAIIGILATIVLVSLSGVREKARNAQRQSDMRQISLAMEMYYDDDQVYATETTMALLRAIGIGRYLPNIPQDPQNVDYGWVSNVSDDQEYCVYATLESVDADKLIFAASRGGTLSTSTAPTTLDCGW, encoded by the coding sequence ATGATTCAGTATTTTAACAGAAAGCATCGCGGTTTCACTCTTATTGAGTTATTGGTCGTTATCGCCATTATCGGTATTTTGGCTACAATTGTTTTAGTTTCTTTGAGCGGGGTTAGGGAAAAAGCCCGAAATGCCCAAAGGCAGTCAGATATGAGGCAAATATCTCTGGCTATGGAAATGTATTATGATGATGATCAGGTTTACGCTACAGAAACAACAATGGCTCTTCTTAGAGCAATTGGGATTGGAAGGTATCTTCCCAATATTCCTCAAGATCCGCAGAATGTTGATTACGGTTGGGTTAGTAATGTCTCCGATGACCAAGAATATTGTGTTTATGCTACTCTTGAAAGCGTAGACGCAGATAAACTTATTTTTGCCGCATCTCGTGGGGGAACGCTTAGCACAAGCACTGCTCCGACTACTCTTGATTGCGGATGGTAA
- a CDS encoding type II secretion system F family protein: MKFNYQVRTKTGEIRAGQVEASSKEGAINLLQKYGLYVTFLEEAVQPFYATRIKLFEKISQKDVVLFSRQLSIMFRSRVPLVESLRVLSSQSQSFEFKEKILKISDDVEGGSSFSGALSNYPNIFSSFYIAMIKSGEVSGKLSEVLDYLAEHLEREYHLLGRVKGAMLYPLLVLFVVFLILALLVFFVIPHLSEVLEASGETLPLITQIIIAIAEFFRQFGLAILLIFVFLVIFGLRYYRTEKGRRFFDNILLKLPLFSPLFKMIFINRFAENLSTLISGGLPIAQALEIVADIIDNTLYKEVILKTRDEVRKGKAISEILSKSPELFSPVFVQMVLVGERTGSLDTTLMSIVDFYQKEIDRTIENTLSILEPALIVFLGVVVAGLMLSILVPMYKMVSL, translated from the coding sequence GTGAAATTCAACTATCAAGTCCGCACTAAAACAGGCGAAATTAGAGCTGGCCAGGTTGAAGCTTCCTCAAAAGAGGGGGCAATCAACCTTTTGCAGAAATACGGTTTATACGTCACTTTTCTGGAAGAAGCGGTCCAGCCTTTTTATGCTACTAGGATAAAGCTTTTTGAGAAAATTTCCCAAAAAGACGTAGTTTTGTTTTCCCGGCAGCTGTCCATTATGTTCAGATCCAGGGTGCCTTTGGTTGAATCCCTGAGAGTTCTTTCTTCCCAGTCACAGAGTTTTGAGTTCAAAGAAAAGATTTTAAAGATATCGGATGATGTGGAAGGCGGCAGCTCTTTTTCTGGCGCTTTGTCTAATTATCCCAACATTTTCTCTTCCTTTTATATTGCCATGATAAAATCAGGCGAGGTTTCCGGAAAGCTTTCCGAAGTCTTGGATTATTTAGCAGAGCATTTGGAAAGGGAATATCATTTATTAGGCAGGGTAAAGGGCGCCATGCTTTATCCTCTTCTGGTTCTTTTTGTCGTTTTCCTGATTTTAGCCTTGTTGGTGTTTTTCGTTATTCCCCATCTTTCTGAAGTTTTGGAAGCTAGTGGAGAAACCCTGCCTTTGATAACGCAGATTATCATAGCGATAGCTGAATTTTTCAGGCAGTTCGGATTAGCGATCTTGCTGATATTTGTTTTTTTAGTGATTTTTGGCCTGAGATATTACCGCACTGAAAAAGGGAGAAGGTTTTTTGATAATATTTTGCTCAAGTTACCTTTGTTCAGCCCTTTGTTCAAAATGATTTTTATCAACCGTTTTGCTGAAAACCTTTCAACTTTAATTTCCGGAGGTTTGCCCATTGCCCAGGCATTAGAAATAGTAGCAGACATTATTGACAATACCCTTTACAAGGAAGTGATTCTAAAAACCAGGGACGAGGTGAGAAAAGGAAAGGCGATTTCCGAGATTTTAAGTAAATCGCCAGAGCTTTTCTCTCCTGTTTTTGTCCAGATGGTCTTGGTTGGTGAAAGGACGGGAAGCCTGGATACCACCTTGATGAGTATTGTTGATTTCTATCAAAAGGAAATAGACAGGACGATTGAAAACACTTTGAGCATTTTGGAACCGGCATTGATCGTGTTTTTAGGCGTGGTGGTAGCTGGACTCATGCTTTCCATTCTGGTCCCTATGTACAAAATGGTTTCCCTATAG
- a CDS encoding type IV pilus twitching motility protein PilT: MKKTPNVVDGNHIVKLKEFLEITIKEQASDLHLSVGHQPVLRVSGTLVPLLKEPVLISSDMQELTKALMNTEQYQNFLGEKEIDFSYNFEDKARFRVNVFFQREEISIALRQVPAEVKTIEQLNLPPLLHEFTKASQGFVLITGPSSHGKSTTLAALIDEINRTRKDHIITIEDPIEYIFQDDRSIIDQREVYQDTLSFSRALRSTFRQDPDVIMVGEMRDPETIAIAITAAETGHLVFATLHTNSASQSIHRIVDSFPPEQQGQVRAQLSGSLLGVISQRLVPRIKGGLIPACEIMLATPAVANLIRENKIHELPLVIETSAEKGMVSLNRALANLVKNKEISLENALNYSLNPSELKILIR; encoded by the coding sequence ATGAAAAAAACACCCAACGTCGTAGACGGAAACCACATAGTCAAATTAAAAGAATTCCTTGAGATAACCATAAAAGAACAAGCTTCCGACTTGCATCTTTCGGTCGGGCACCAGCCTGTCTTGAGAGTGTCAGGCACTTTGGTCCCTCTTTTGAAAGAGCCGGTTTTGATTTCAAGCGACATGCAGGAGCTGACAAAAGCTTTAATGAATACTGAACAGTATCAAAACTTTTTAGGAGAGAAAGAAATTGACTTTTCATATAATTTTGAAGACAAAGCAAGGTTCAGAGTTAACGTTTTCTTCCAGAGAGAGGAAATTTCCATTGCCCTTCGTCAGGTGCCAGCAGAAGTTAAAACTATTGAACAGTTGAATCTTCCTCCTCTTTTGCACGAATTCACCAAAGCATCCCAAGGCTTTGTTTTAATTACCGGACCTTCCAGCCACGGCAAATCAACGACTTTAGCTGCCTTGATAGACGAGATAAATAGGACTAGAAAAGACCATATCATTACCATTGAAGACCCGATTGAATATATTTTCCAAGACGATAGAAGCATAATTGACCAGAGAGAGGTTTATCAGGACACCCTTAGTTTTTCCAGGGCGCTTCGTTCCACTTTCCGCCAGGATCCTGACGTTATCATGGTGGGGGAAATGAGGGACCCTGAAACAATTGCCATTGCTATTACAGCTGCTGAAACCGGGCATCTGGTTTTTGCCACTTTGCATACCAATTCTGCCAGCCAGAGCATACACAGAATCGTTGATTCTTTTCCTCCGGAACAGCAGGGCCAGGTCAGAGCCCAGTTGTCAGGTTCCTTGCTCGGTGTAATCTCTCAGCGCTTGGTGCCGAGAATAAAAGGAGGCTTGATTCCTGCCTGCGAAATAATGCTGGCTACGCCGGCTGTGGCTAATTTAATTAGAGAGAACAAGATACATGAGCTGCCCTTGGTCATTGAAACTTCTGCGGAAAAAGGAATGGTTTCTTTAAACAGAGCTTTGGCTAATTTGGTAAAAAATAAAGAAATTTCCTTGGAAAACGCACTTAATTATTCTTTGAACCCTTCTGAGCTCAAGATACTTATAAGATAG
- a CDS encoding response regulator has product MKQILLIEDDPFLIDIYTTKLKESGFLVEVASDGEQALEKVKAKKPDLVLLDIVLPKVDGWEILRSIKSEATLKDLKIIILSNLGQKEEVEKGINLGVSKYLIKAHYTPSQVVEEIKKII; this is encoded by the coding sequence ATGAAACAAATATTATTAATAGAAGACGACCCGTTTTTAATAGATATTTATACGACAAAGCTGAAAGAATCAGGATTTTTAGTCGAAGTGGCTTCTGACGGAGAGCAGGCTTTGGAAAAAGTGAAAGCAAAAAAGCCTGACTTGGTTCTTTTGGATATTGTTTTGCCCAAGGTTGACGGCTGGGAAATCCTCAGAAGCATAAAATCAGAGGCAACTCTTAAAGATTTAAAAATAATCATTCTTTCAAATCTCGGCCAAAAAGAAGAGGTTGAGAAAGGAATAAATTTGGGAGTCAGCAAATACTTAATTAAAGCCCACTACACGCCTAGTCAGGTAGTGGAAGAAATCAAAAAAATCATATGA
- a CDS encoding type II/IV secretion system protein: protein MSLLKKLIEKGILDKEKSDSLEKGIKSSNRREEEVILESGLIPEIELFSIKSESLKIPLKEVVIEKVPLQTLELIPEETAKYYQMIPIQKTEKDLEVGMVYPEDLKAQEALKFLARQGNFNYRIFLITDKTFKDLLKQYSNLKKEVGIALEELETELKEEKGKKKPLTRVEFQRMTEEAPITKIVAVILRHAVEGNASDIHIEPAKDKLRIRFRLLGILYSSIFLPLNISQAVIARIKILSNLKIDETRIPQDGRFSTKINTKSIDFRVSTFPTTMGEKAAIRVLDPETGLKSFEALGLESRNLEVVQEGISKPYGLILATGPTGCGKTTTLYAILQLLNKEGVNIVTLEDPVEYFIEGINQSQVRPEIGYSFASGLRQILRQDPDIIMVGEIRDKETASLVIHAALTGHIVLSTLHTSNALGVIPRLVDMGIEPYLIPSTLQLAMAQRLIRRLCDDCKEEIKPNPKIRDIILKEIEELPLKVKNSLKIEKTFSLFKSKGCPKCNGAGFTGRIGIFEILSATPSLSDIILKEPSEHMIKKEADEQSMVTMKQDGILKALRGITTIEEVLRVAEEK from the coding sequence ATGTCTTTACTTAAAAAATTAATTGAAAAAGGAATACTGGACAAAGAAAAGAGCGATTCCCTGGAAAAAGGAATCAAAAGTTCAAACAGAAGAGAAGAAGAGGTGATTTTGGAATCAGGTTTGATTCCGGAGATAGAGCTTTTTAGCATTAAAAGCGAATCTTTAAAAATACCTTTGAAAGAGGTGGTGATTGAAAAAGTTCCTTTACAGACTTTGGAATTAATTCCTGAGGAAACAGCCAAATACTACCAGATGATTCCCATACAGAAAACAGAAAAAGATTTAGAAGTGGGCATGGTTTACCCTGAAGATTTGAAAGCCCAGGAAGCTTTGAAGTTTCTGGCTAGACAGGGAAATTTCAATTACCGCATTTTCTTAATTACTGACAAAACTTTTAAAGATCTTTTAAAGCAATACAGCAACTTGAAAAAAGAAGTTGGCATAGCTTTAGAAGAGCTGGAAACTGAGTTGAAGGAAGAAAAAGGAAAGAAAAAACCATTGACTCGGGTTGAGTTTCAGAGGATGACAGAAGAAGCGCCGATCACCAAAATCGTTGCTGTTATTTTGAGGCATGCGGTAGAGGGCAATGCTTCTGACATTCATATTGAGCCGGCCAAAGACAAACTGAGAATCAGATTCAGGCTATTGGGCATACTGTACTCTTCTATATTCTTGCCTTTGAATATCAGTCAGGCAGTTATTGCCAGAATAAAAATACTTTCTAACTTGAAAATTGATGAAACAAGGATTCCCCAGGACGGCAGGTTTTCCACGAAAATAAACACAAAGTCCATTGATTTCCGTGTTTCTACTTTTCCCACTACCATGGGAGAAAAAGCAGCTATCAGGGTATTGGATCCTGAAACCGGCTTGAAAAGCTTTGAGGCATTGGGTTTGGAAAGCAGGAATCTGGAGGTGGTGCAGGAGGGTATTTCAAAGCCCTACGGATTAATACTGGCTACCGGTCCCACAGGCTGCGGTAAAACAACTACGCTCTATGCCATTTTGCAGTTATTGAATAAAGAAGGGGTGAATATTGTAACCTTGGAAGACCCGGTGGAATATTTTATTGAAGGCATAAACCAGTCCCAGGTAAGGCCGGAAATCGGCTACAGTTTTGCTTCCGGCCTCCGCCAGATATTAAGGCAGGACCCTGACATTATTATGGTCGGTGAAATCAGAGATAAGGAAACAGCCAGCTTGGTTATCCATGCTGCCCTAACCGGCCACATTGTTCTTTCAACTTTGCATACTTCCAATGCTCTGGGCGTTATCCCGAGATTGGTTGATATGGGCATTGAGCCGTATTTGATTCCTTCAACACTCCAATTAGCCATGGCCCAGAGATTAATCAGGAGGCTGTGCGACGACTGCAAAGAAGAGATAAAGCCCAATCCCAAAATCAGAGACATTATCCTAAAAGAAATTGAGGAGCTTCCTTTGAAAGTCAAAAATTCCCTTAAGATTGAGAAAACATTCAGTCTTTTCAAAAGCAAAGGCTGTCCAAAATGCAACGGTGCTGGGTTTACGGGCAGAATCGGAATATTTGAGATTTTATCGGCAACGCCTTCGCTTTCTGATATAATTTTAAAAGAGCCTTCCGAACACATGATTAAAAAAGAAGCGGACGAGCAGAGCATGGTAACAATGAAGCAAGACGGCATTTTAAAAGCGTTGCGGGGCATTACAACCATTGAGGAAGTATTAAGGGTGGCCGAAGAAAAATAG
- the pilO gene encoding type 4a pilus biogenesis protein PilO gives MSRFNLIDFIPIIIIGCFVFSLILGPTLLWPKYQSLKELQNSINIKKMEIEEQEQYFAEIDTVKAKLAENSEATSKIDSALPDSIDMPSLLNFIQLACSQSGLVLENVSPFTVTAAGGMTNVKEISMSLKISGSYTALKSFLVVLEKSARLIEVEDISFTSPTKEDLFSVALKIKIHSY, from the coding sequence ATGAGCAGGTTCAATCTTATAGATTTTATTCCAATTATTATTATCGGCTGTTTTGTTTTTTCCCTTATTTTGGGGCCGACTCTTTTGTGGCCTAAATACCAAAGCCTGAAAGAATTGCAAAACAGCATTAACATCAAAAAGATGGAAATAGAAGAACAAGAGCAGTATTTTGCAGAAATTGACACGGTAAAAGCCAAGCTGGCAGAAAACAGCGAAGCAACGTCAAAAATCGATTCTGCTTTGCCAGATTCCATTGATATGCCTTCCCTGCTTAATTTCATTCAGTTAGCCTGCAGCCAGTCAGGTCTAGTTTTGGAAAACGTAAGCCCTTTTACTGTTACTGCTGCCGGAGGCATGACTAACGTCAAGGAAATATCAATGAGTTTAAAGATTTCTGGCTCCTATACCGCTTTAAAAAGCTTTCTTGTTGTTTTAGAAAAATCAGCTAGGCTTATTGAGGTAGAAGACATTTCTTTTACTTCCCCGACCAAGGAAGATTTGTTCAGCGTTGCTTTGAAGATAAAAATTCATTCTTACTAA
- the pilM gene encoding type IV pilus assembly protein PilM: MWNFIQALLPRKFLGIDIGTSYVKMVEMYRFGHQRKLENYGQISASVFYDKPFRTFDKNTLSLSNKDVAKAIKAVKEEAGIKTQKVVFSIPDFSTFFTNFNLPSMTREELPQAIKYEAKQYIPLPLSEVTLDWQIIGDKPLANGKKGFKILLVAAPNEIISQYQEIAKLSQMELFSLEAEAFSLMRALVGEEEKRPIALIDIGAQSTTCTIVDKRALKSSHSFDTSGDDFTSMVAQSLSIGFAKAEKIKRQYGIRPLTVEEGQNVQNIRSILLPLIDVILREVQGICNTFYQQEKKEIQKVIIAGGTALLPGLKEYFEETLNKEVEIANPFTNIFYPPILEEKLKEMGPGYSIAVGTALRGLEY, encoded by the coding sequence ATGTGGAATTTCATTCAGGCATTGCTGCCCAGAAAATTCTTAGGAATAGATATTGGCACTTCTTACGTTAAGATGGTGGAAATGTATAGGTTCGGCCACCAGAGAAAATTGGAGAATTACGGTCAGATTTCCGCTTCTGTTTTTTACGACAAGCCATTCAGAACATTTGATAAAAATACCTTATCTCTTTCCAATAAAGACGTTGCTAAAGCGATAAAGGCGGTCAAAGAGGAAGCTGGCATTAAAACTCAGAAAGTGGTTTTTTCCATTCCCGATTTTTCTACTTTTTTCACTAATTTCAATTTGCCGTCAATGACCAGGGAAGAACTGCCCCAGGCCATTAAATACGAAGCTAAGCAATATATTCCCCTTCCTTTATCAGAGGTAACCCTTGACTGGCAGATAATTGGTGATAAGCCATTAGCTAACGGGAAAAAAGGATTCAAAATTCTTTTGGTAGCTGCTCCCAACGAAATAATAAGCCAGTACCAGGAGATTGCCAAGCTTTCCCAAATGGAATTGTTTTCCTTGGAAGCGGAAGCTTTCAGCTTGATGAGAGCTTTAGTAGGAGAAGAAGAAAAAAGACCAATTGCTTTAATAGATATCGGGGCGCAAAGCACTACCTGTACTATTGTCGATAAAAGAGCCTTAAAAAGTTCTCACAGCTTTGATACGTCAGGAGATGATTTTACTTCAATGGTTGCCCAATCTTTGAGTATTGGTTTTGCTAAAGCTGAGAAAATAAAGAGGCAATACGGCATAAGGCCCTTAACTGTTGAAGAAGGGCAAAACGTTCAAAATATTAGATCAATACTTCTTCCCTTGATCGATGTTATTCTGAGAGAGGTCCAGGGAATATGCAATACTTTTTATCAGCAGGAGAAAAAAGAAATCCAAAAGGTGATAATTGCCGGCGGTACGGCTCTGCTTCCAGGGTTAAAAGAGTATTTTGAAGAAACCTTAAACAAGGAAGTGGAAATTGCCAATCCTTTTACGAATATTTTTTACCCTCCCATTTTGGAAGAAAAGTTAAAAGAAATGGGACCCGGCTATTCCATAGCTGTCGGAACAGCTTTAAGAGGTTTGGAATACTAA
- a CDS encoding ComF family protein, with protein MWIKTKNLAKELKEPFSSLIISHFQLMDNQPDFKDFSLIPVPLHIKRLKWRGFNQAEELSKELSEFFKIPLITNCLIKKTDKKEFLIKDNEFVRDKNILLVDDFFSTGSTMEECAKTLKEAQARKVIGLVIARE; from the coding sequence ATGTGGATAAAAACCAAAAACCTTGCCAAGGAACTCAAGGAACCCTTCTCTTCTTTAATAATATCTCACTTTCAATTAATGGACAACCAGCCTGATTTCAAGGATTTTTCATTGATTCCCGTACCTTTGCATATTAAAAGGTTGAAATGGCGTGGCTTCAACCAGGCAGAAGAATTGAGCAAGGAACTGAGTGAATTCTTTAAAATTCCCTTGATTACAAACTGCCTGATAAAAAAAACTGACAAAAAAGAATTTTTAATAAAAGACAATGAGTTCGTTAGAGACAAAAACATTCTGCTGGTTGACGACTTTTTCTCAACTGGTTCAACTATGGAAGAATGCGCAAAAACTTTGAAAGAAGCTCAAGCCAGAAAAGTCATCGGACTGGTTATCGCCAGAGAATAA
- a CDS encoding GIY-YIG nuclease family protein: protein MYYVYILQSLKNKSLYIGYTTDLKKRFKEHNDGKSVATKPFRPYKLIFYEAFLSQKDAKNRELYLKSGWGLRSLKKILRNYLS from the coding sequence ATGTATTATGTTTATATTCTTCAAAGTCTAAAAAATAAATCTTTGTATATCGGTTATACGACTGATTTAAAAAAGAGATTCAAGGAACATAATGATGGGAAAAGCGTTGCGACAAAACCATTTCGTCCATATAAACTTATATTTTATGAAGCGTTCCTGAGTCAAAAGGACGCAAAGAACAGAGAATTATATTTGAAATCCGGATGGGGATTAAGAAGTTTAAAGAAAATTTTAAGAAATTATTTAAGCTAA
- a CDS encoding C39 family peptidase, with product MNLLNVKPFQETLNAGMCGPACLKMVLDYFGIQKTEKDIAELCKTDKDLGTSDKDIRRAAETFGFKVEIKNFSTFENILSWLDKKVPVIVDWFTKGRSDHADSIVADGHYSVVVGLDDKYIYL from the coding sequence ATGAATCTGTTAAACGTAAAACCTTTTCAAGAAACTCTTAATGCTGGTATGTGTGGTCCAGCTTGTTTAAAAATGGTCTTAGATTATTTTGGCATACAGAAGACCGAAAAAGATATTGCTGAGCTTTGTAAAACAGACAAAGATTTAGGAACGTCCGATAAAGACATTAGAAGAGCCGCTGAAACATTTGGTTTTAAAGTAGAAATTAAAAATTTCTCAACGTTTGAAAATATCCTTAGTTGGCTTGATAAAAAAGTCCCTGTAATTGTTGATTGGTTTACAAAGGGCCGTTCTGACCATGCAGATTCCATTGTTGCTGACGGACATTATTCTGTCGTGGTTGGGCTGGATGATAAATACATATATTTATAA
- a CDS encoding tRNA ligase, translating into MRDLSFRVTKEVLDLGIKILTARIVGVQNSDLNAEFENYKNSELEKVKQEWEGKKYKDDPVLAGFRDLHTKVGRSNREYVASPEGLRWLFLERGRFPHINTLVDIYNLVSVKTGLALGAHDIDKVQGNITLRLTKGDEIFVPLGKTEPVAIFPGEYSYIDDGNNVICRLEVLQVEPTKVTSESNDVFMIIEGNANTDVEYVRSAAKEVCELTTKHCGGSYSFLNELN; encoded by the coding sequence ATGCGAGATTTATCATTTAGAGTTACAAAAGAAGTTTTGGATTTGGGAATAAAAATTCTTACTGCCCGAATCGTAGGTGTTCAGAACAGTGACTTAAACGCTGAATTCGAAAACTATAAAAATTCAGAGTTAGAGAAAGTTAAGCAAGAATGGGAGGGTAAGAAATATAAAGATGACCCCGTTCTTGCCGGCTTCCGAGATTTACATACAAAAGTTGGTAGAAGTAATCGAGAGTATGTTGCATCCCCAGAAGGCTTACGCTGGTTATTCCTCGAACGTGGTCGTTTTCCTCACATCAACACTCTCGTTGATATTTACAATCTCGTTTCCGTAAAGACGGGCTTGGCATTGGGAGCACATGATATTGATAAAGTGCAGGGTAATATAACTTTACGGCTCACAAAAGGCGATGAAATTTTTGTTCCCCTCGGTAAAACAGAGCCGGTTGCTATATTCCCCGGCGAATATAGTTATATTGATGATGGTAATAATGTGATTTGTAGGTTGGAAGTTTTGCAGGTTGAGCCGACAAAAGTTACGTCCGAAAGCAACGATGTCTTTATGATTATTGAAGGAAACGCAAATACAGATGTGGAATATGTCCGAAGCGCCGCTAAAGAAGTTTGCGAGTTAACAACTAAACATTGTGGTGGGTCGTATTCTTTTTTGAACGAATTAAATTAG
- a CDS encoding VOC family protein, with amino-acid sequence MELELDSIQIFVSDIEKSKKWYSEILGMELIEEYPDIKCLLMKLGDVKFYIETPCPNWGEGWDTVKIGGRNPIIFKTKDIKKTVDKLKSKNVKLVEEISKRSWGQYKAVFTDPDGNEFNLVQSE; translated from the coding sequence ATGGAATTAGAACTTGATTCAATCCAAATTTTCGTTTCAGACATAGAAAAATCAAAAAAATGGTATTCTGAAATTCTTGGTATGGAGTTAATAGAAGAATATCCAGATATCAAGTGTTTACTTATGAAATTAGGTGATGTTAAATTTTATATTGAAACTCCTTGCCCTAATTGGGGTGAAGGCTGGGACACGGTAAAAATTGGGGGACGAAATCCAATAATCTTTAAGACTAAAGATATTAAAAAAACTGTAGATAAATTAAAATCAAAAAACGTAAAATTGGTTGAAGAAATTTCAAAAAGATCCTGGGGTCAATATAAGGCAGTTTTTACTGACCCGGATGGCAACGAATTTAACCTTGTGCAGTCCGAATAG
- a CDS encoding GIY-YIG nuclease family protein, with protein MYYLYLLLCDDNSIYTGVTNNIERRFLKHKNKKGGHYTSSHNAAKIIYKEEYPTQKEALARERQIKG; from the coding sequence ATGTATTATCTCTACCTTCTTCTTTGTGACGATAATAGTATTTATACTGGCGTTACTAATAATATAGAAAGAAGGTTTTTAAAACATAAGAATAAAAAAGGAGGACATTATACTAGTAGCCATAATGCAGCGAAGATTATTTACAAAGAAGAATATCCAACACAAAAAGAAGCATTGGCGCGAGAAAGACAAATTAAGGGGTAG